The genome window AGAAAATCTCACTATATATAATCCCAATAAGACATGGCGGATCAGGAGTAGTAGtatggtgatgatgataaagGGAGGCCTGATTCAAATAGTCATATTACACATTATATTCATGACCCCCCCTCAcgtctctctccctctccctgaCTGCTTGCAACCACCCAGGCAACCCAACCCATTCATCATATCTGCACGTACGTACACGCGAACGAACCCATCTCCCTGCTGTTGTCCTCCCATCGATCACAACAGCCAACCGTACCTACCTAACACGCAGGTACCAACCATCCAATTCCTTTAccacaacaaaaacaaagcGTCCCATCAACCGACgccccccacctcccccaaaacatgTATTTTTGTATAGCTTCCCTGCTATGATACTCACAAAACCCACAACCACACATCACTGACACCCAGacgaaacaaaaaaaagtatCAAAAACCACCCCAAAAAATACAACTTCAGTAACTACAAAttcccccaaacccctctccctcaacccccttttgCCCAGCAAGAAAGGAGCCAAGAAAGAAGCCAGAGGAGTCTCCATTactaaacaccaccaccaccaccaccaccaccaccaccccacaaGAAGAATCTTATTACAGGTTTGTTTgaaagcaacaaaaaaaaaaaaaccacaaccaccaagcCCACTTGGTTTTCCCACCTCCCTTCCTACCCCCCTCCAAATTATCCTttccaaacccaccacccctcctcctccattaaaaaaaaagcacaTAGGTAGCGTTATCCCTTCATTAACAGTCCCATATATCATATTTATCAGACCCAGTATCTTCACTTGGCCTTCACCTTCCCATTCACCGTCACACTCCCattcctttccttccccgtcaccaacctcttcttctcatccttgGCCGCCGCGTTCGCCCTCGTCCTTTCATACTTGAGCTgcacatccccctcccacttGGTCCCCAGCCACTTGTCCcagatggtgaagaagggctGGGAAAAGTTGGACTTGATGCCCCAGCTCTGGTGGTGAATGTCGTGGTAGGCGGCATTGTTGCTCGTGATGTGCTGCAGCGGGTCCCAAGGGAGCTTATACCCGCAGTGGTCGTCGACGGTCTTCATCATGCTCGTCACAAAGAACAGCATGCCCATCCTGTTGGTCATGAACGAGAGCTTGTACCCAATGCCAGCTCCAAGCGTGTCCATGACGAAGCCTTCGACCGGGTGGTTGTAAAGCGCGCCGTAAGCGTAGGGAACGTaaaggcggtggtggcgggcgTGCCAGTTTGCTACACGGCACCAGTCACGTTAGCTTTCCCTTACTCTCAAGTAACAAAATAGGGGAGGTGGAAACATACTATACATCCACTTATTCACATGCATAGCCCTATGCCAAAAATACTGCCACGTATCCATCACCGCAACCGCAACCCACATCTGAAACCCCGGCACAACAACCCAATACATCAACTTGGCCAGCACAACCTCCCAGACCGCAAACGCCGGCACCGTCTCCATCaccgccttcttccccccctccacaaccagcTCCGTCGTCAGAAAAGGGTAATCCCCCCCCGCCAGCGCCCCCGCTAGCAGAGGGTACCCCCCCAAAGCAACCTTCTCGCTCAGCCCCCTCGCGTTCAACCCCACCAGTCCGAGCATGTTCGGCAGCGCCCTCTGCGCGATCCTGATCCGCCTCGCCCACACCGCCACGTCGTACCCCTCCGACCCCGTCATCTGCTTCGCCTCGGTCAGGTTCAAGAACGCGCCCGTCGCCACCTGGAGGATCTGCTCCAAGACAACATCCCGCGCGACCTCCCACCGAGAGGCGAGGTTGCGCTGCGAGATCTCCTCGGGCGTGTGCAGGCGGTACTGGGGGAAGAGGTCGTATGTGTCGATGAGGTGGAAGATGCCCGAAACGACCCAGTAGGCGAcgtgggggaggatgatggagagCCAAAAGTCTGAGATGAAGGGTAAGAGGTCCGGGAGGGGTTTTAGCTCGTAGGATGgtaggggtgggaggggagggtaggaggcggtggttgtgtttgaggaggaggccatggtGAATTGATTGATCGATcgattgattgattgattgattgatgatgatgatgatgatgggcggtggtgggtgcTGCCCGTTACGTTGGAAAAGATTTGAAGAGCAAGCGATGTGCTCAAACAGAGGagggtaaggtaggtaggtagcgcGCGCGGTGGTGAAAACGTTAGGTTGACCGCATCAATGGAGGGTTATAGTTAGTTTAGTTGGTTAGTTagttgaggggagggaaaaaCCAAATAACAGAGTTTAACAAAAAGGgcaacaaacaaaaccatAAACAACGACGTTGACCGCCACTGTTTAAGTTcatttgttgttttttttgaggaggtagggggagagagagagaggcgaAACTGCTGACTGGGcgggagagaaagaaagtGGTTCGGTGTTTTTGAGGAAAAAAACGGGCGGTTTGTAAGTGATCCCCGGGGTGGAATCCATCCGCGGTTCCCGATTGGTACCTTGGAATAAGAAGGCCTTGGCCCCCTGGAAATGCGCTACAAAACACTTCAACACACCTAAACCCCTACAGAAGGTGACAAGGTGTGCTCCAATTTCCGTATCTAGACGCCGTCGGGTGACCGATGGGACGATGGTCTTTCCACTTGGTGTTATCTGATCCGATGGTGACGACGGGAATCCCATGCGCCCGTTTGTCGGAGGGAGTTTTCTGCTTGATCGATCATCAATATCCATGGCTGGCTTATGTTAGCAACGCGTTCGCGACCCCTATCTGCATGATGCGCTGTCATTGGTTAGTGGGAGGTCAGAGGCAGAACTGTCCGCCACCGCAGTTCTTGGCGGTGGTTCCGAAGATCAGTTCCAGAACTTTGACAACGGGGTTGTCCCAGGGTTTTCCTTTGGGACGTGAAACGGCCAGACAGTTTTTGAGTTTTATCTTGAGATTGAGATTTTGACGTTGTTGACAGAAGAAGACAGAGAAGTAGATATGCAGGCAAAACAGAAATGGTTCCTGGAGGCTTCGGCAGTCAAATCGCCCAACGAGGCTGAACTTCAACCTATAGACATTTGTGACATTGTTGCATGTTGCCACTCACCTCTCACTTGAGTTTCGTACTGCACCACAAAACCACGTGAATGGCGTCCACCTCAACTCAACGGCGGTGCATGGCTTGCCCTCACAACTCACACAGCCTTCGACTTACACCTCTGAAAACTTATTCTTCAATATCCCCCCacttatcatcatcacaccACAACCAAATAACCCAGGTAAGTTGCCGCCTGTGCAAAGTATCAAAATATTTCATCAAGTGAATCCAAAGTCTGTTGTTAAAAAAGGGTGGCCTAATGTGGGTCCATCTCGATTCCCTGAACcacttaaaaaaaaaaaggtgcCCCGCTCGATCTTTTTTTACCCCTCCCCATTCAATTCTTTTGAACCCGTCCCCCGCGCTGGCCTGCCTTGTTAActaccacccaccaccccgcccGCCGCCATCCATCAAttttttccccccttcctgtGCCTTCCATTCCTTTGACAACCCACCGCAGACCAGACCAGCCTCACAATCTCGTCACCCTCGCAAACACCGCCAAGATGATTGTCTACTCTGTACGTTGCCCCCCaaccatctcatctcacacCATCGCACAATTTTCCCCGGCGCAAAAATTCAACCCCGTTGTACCTCTGCAGCTGTGGGCGCATAGTGCCAGACCACACCACTTTATCTACCTGGAACATCAAACATCACCAGATAGATAGCTAACACCGACAACCCCCAAACAGGATGTGATCAAGACCTCCGGTGCCGACGAGCCCCTCGTTTTCGCCCCCAACGACGAGATTATCTCCGACGGTTACACCCTCATCCCCTGCAACGCCGACGAGATCGATGCCCTCGCCAAGAAGCCCGCCAAGACCGTCGGCGACGTCCTCGGTGTCGACGATGAGTGGGAGCGCCAGCCCGCCGacgtcaaggccaagaaggaggccgagtcCATCCTTTACTTTGTCAGAGGCGAGCGCGTGACCGAGGCTGCCGCCAATGTCGGTATGTACCACCATTACCTCGCAATATCgttcaccaacaaccactgACCCTCTCCCCGCAGACACCGGTGCCAACGCCTCcgccgagggtggtgacgACGAGGGTGCCGAGGACACCGCCAAGGAGGTCATCAACGTCGTCTCCTCCGGCCTCCTCGAGTCCACCTCTTTCGACAAGAAGTCCTACATGGCCTACCTCAAGGGTGcgttcccccttccccccataCCTTTCTCCCCTCAAAACTAACTGCCCCCGCAGGCTACCTCAAGTCCACCAAGCAGTACATCCCCTGGGCCCAAAAGAACCGCGAGGAGAACGACTGGCAGTGGAAGGCCCTCTCCgccgaggagcaggaggccgagaagaagaaggtcgagCAGCAGATCGCCATCTTCGAGCCCAAGGCCATGGCCTTCGCCAAGTGGATTCAGGCCAACTTCAAGGACCTCGACTTTTACACCGGTGCCTCCATGAACCCCGATGGAATGTATGTTTactctccccttcttctaACCTAACCTCTCCCCCGAAAGTGCAGAGCTGATGTCAAAACAATAGGgtcatcctctccaactACATGGAGGACGGTGTCTCCCCTTACTTCCTCTTCTGGAAGGCTGGCCTCAAGGGCCAAAAGTGCTAAATGTTTTGACCAAAACATTTAGCATATAAAAATGAAAATAAAAGGGGGAAAGTTGTGAGGCCGGTTTGTGGGCTCATATGGCAAAAACACAGATCTTCTTCACACAATAAGGCAACAGGCAACAGGCAACATTTAGGTGTTCGCATCTTACATAGACTTGAGTGCTGTGATGAAAATATGGAATTGTCGGGGTGTCTTCTACCAAAAATTAAGTTCTTGTACAATGCTAATGCGTGTGATTATGATGCGGTTATCCTCCAGTATCCATGCACTTATTAAATGCTCCCATCAGAAAGGTCTTGTCCCCAACGGAATAGGTGGTGGCGCATCACCGTCCTCCCCCGTATtattcctccccaccaaaaACTGCGGCTTCTtggccgggggaggaggcggagggggcttcttcttggctgcTATCGCGGCCGAGAACATCGAGGTTGCTGCTCCCGAAACACCAGCCTTTTGTTCCGGCGCTGTAGCGGCACTATTATAACGCTCGAGACCACCCCTCACAGCCGACGACGCCGCGTTTTGGACGGCAGCCTTTTGCTCCGGTGTGGCGGACTGGTATCTGTGGTAGCCCGTCTTGGCAGCGGATTGGAGGGCAGCTTTTTGCTCCGGGGCGGAGTTGTTGTAGCGGTTGAGGCCTGCTTTTGCCAAAGAGgtgtggggggaggatgattgCGTGGTGCtgttttggggttgttgggtaAGGGAGTTTGCGGCAGCGTTTCGGAGGGAGGCTTTTTGCTCGGGAGCGGAGGATCGGTAGTGGTTGAGGCCAGCTTTTGCTAGACCGGTGtagggtgatgatggggaggatgtccGTGGCggttgtgggggaggtggtgggtgggaagcGGTACCGATGCCAAGACCGGGGACATTCACACCCGCGGCGGCTAACCTCCCCATTGCTCCTTGATTCGGTTTTGGGACCGTCGGGTCGTTGTTGATGCTCGCGGCAGAAATCGACTTTGTCAGGTTATCCAGCGCGTTCGTCCCCCCTGCTGGTGACCGGGGTGGGAGACGGGGCGGTaatgctggtggtggtgctcgCGGGTTTTGTCCTACTCCCGGGGAGGAACGagctggtggcggcggcggtcctcccaaccccccggTGCTAGAAGTGGAAGACGGCCGCGACGGCACATCCCTTCTTGCCGGTGGGGGCGGGAGGTTAGCGGTCGACAAACCAGTAGTATTCAACGACCATGGCTTCGGTGGCTTCGGCCGTTcccgttcctcctcctctccagctgCCTGTTGCTGTTCCTGCAACGATATCGAGCCGGTGTTTGTTCTtttcgggggaggggcaaaGCTGGCAGGGTCTTGGAGAGACGAGAGCGGGCGGGGGGTGTGGTGCTCGTATTTGTTTTTCTGACCAGCAAGCTCAGGTTAATAGGGAGTGTCGAAAAAGGGGGATATGATGGAGACACACATCGTCGCCGCGACCGACTAGAGATTTCTAGAAATCAAGAAAGATTAGCTGTCATCCGCCCAGAAGAAAAGCTTATCCTACATAAAGGAGATCGACGTACCACTGAGCCCTTGATCGAGGTCCCGGATTTCTCGGGGTGCCAGCCGTTTTTGAGCAAGTCTTTGTAGTCTGGCATGTTGGAGATTGTATGCTTGCTGACCCGAAAGTTAACTCGTTGCGGATATCTCGAGGAACTAAAAGTGAAAAAGCCGAACAAACATTAAGACAAACAGAGGATGATGTCCAAAAGGCGGGCGGACTGCCCAAAAGTGGAAATGAATTCCAGGGTCCGGTCCCACTCACATGCTGTCAAATAGTCAAATGCTTGGCACGGTGACGTAATCCCACTTTTCACAACCACCAATCTCAAGTAGTACGTTCAATCTCAAAACATAATATCACAGTCTGTCTCT of Podospora pseudopauciseta strain CBS 411.78 chromosome 7 map unlocalized CBS411.78m_7, whole genome shotgun sequence contains these proteins:
- a CDS encoding uncharacterized protein (EggNog:ENOG503NVZ0) — its product is MPDYKDLLKNGWHPEKSGTSIKGSVKSLVGRGDDKNKYEHHTPRPLSSLQDPASFAPPPKRTNTGSISLQEQQQAAGEEEERERPKPPKPWSLNTTGLSTANLPPPPARRDVPSRPSSTSSTGGLGGPPPPPARSSPGVGQNPRAPPPALPPRLPPRSPAGGTNALDNLTKSISAASINNDPTVPKPNQGAMGRLAAAGVNVPGLGIGTASHPPPPPQPPRTSSPSSPYTGLAKAGLNHYRSSAPEQKASLRNAAANSLTQQPQNSTTQSSSPHTSLAKAGLNRYNNSAPEQKAALQSAAKTGYHRYQSATPEQKAAVQNAASSAVRGGLERYNSAATAPEQKAGVSGAATSMFSAAIAAKKKPPPPPPPAKKPQFLVGRNNTGEDGDAPPPIPLGTRPF
- the SUR2 gene encoding Sphingolipid C4-hydroxylase sur2 (COG:I; EggNog:ENOG503NU84; BUSCO:EOG09262V3O) yields the protein MASSSNTTTASYPPLPPLPSYELKPLPDLLPFISDFWLSIILPHVAYWVVSGIFHLIDTYDLFPQYRLHTPEEISQRNLASRWEVARDVVLEQILQVATGAFLNLTEAKQMTGSEGYDVAVWARRIRIAQRALPNMLGLVGLNARGLSEKVALGGYPLLAGALAGGDYPFLTTELVVEGGKKAVMETVPAFAVWEVVLAKLMYWVVVPGFQMWVAVAVMDTWQYFWHRAMHVNKWMYTNWHARHHRLYVPYAYGALYNHPVEGFVMDTLGAGIGYKLSFMTNRMGMLFFVTSMMKTVDDHCGYKLPWDPLQHITSNNAAYHDIHHQSWGIKSNFSQPFFTIWDKWLGTKWEGDVQLKYERTRANAAAKDEKKRLVTGKERNGSVTVNGKVKAK
- a CDS encoding uncharacterized protein (BUSCO:EOG09264U81; COG:D; COG:Z; EggNog:ENOG503NVEU), with protein sequence MIVYSDVIKTSGADEPLVFAPNDEIISDGYTLIPCNADEIDALAKKPAKTVGDVLGVDDEWERQPADVKAKKEAESILYFVRGERVTEAAANVDTGANASAEGGDDEGAEDTAKEVINVVSSGLLESTSFDKKSYMAYLKGYLKSTKQYIPWAQKNREENDWQWKALSAEEQEAEKKKVEQQIAIFEPKAMAFAKWIQANFKDLDFYTGASMNPDGMVILSNYMEDGVSPYFLFWKAGLKGQKC